One region of Vanessa cardui chromosome 20, ilVanCard2.1, whole genome shotgun sequence genomic DNA includes:
- the LOC124538507 gene encoding hemicentin-1-like isoform X1 produces the protein MDRRMRVIPALICFMFTLSPVLAFIPGVDGPVIAQEALEGGKTTLFCDSATDSPNDELMLLVWYKDNAPIYSYDARIASEWSSSSYNTSSRLKADLKNEPTALIVTNLRGDDQALYHCRVDFLLAPTRNIGVNLTVIVLPSQPFFLDELGNKVERKIGPYHEGDTLVLSCLVIGGRPPPRISWYSGKDLVDASDGASDIPGVRENELYLPLTRHNAESLSCRASNTHLIPPVRASLQVELFLPAYNVTINWVRGLVEDALRAGKKAIVQCIAHGSYPPPEITWWLDHRHLTQHSNQSWDNVTRRAESFLEFTPAVNENGATLACVATNTVMAPGRDSKADVIILNVTYSPIVELSKLGDGRLNEVVELDSLHLECEVRANPPVLSFTWYFNDVEIRPNRWWGDQVSSQTLLVEEVTRRHAGRYSCSARNNIGETRAESINITVFYPPECQEHGVTLVKETLKCNVKALPPPDTFFWHIQPADEDVQHLTTGSAILPLTQITGSLSRTLDASCEAGNGIASQEKPCKKIFSFEQLRPPQPQQCDLAFEYEEFQMRCIPVENATYYEVSVWRMSTSNASLVLDRRGSMGYGMSQALAQGEGVPWLVRGPLGNLNVGDEAGASACNRYGCSSALLLRPTENLLHAAANPWWKFLLEKDVGISVGAVVLVAVFVLSTVLAVRLARRARSKPTPVIQVLQLDDVARDYLETIGDHKIHASRSLRSCSSGYSDGSTESTPTVDRRRKPRLWDWEPPPPDVTLTIHRESAV, from the exons ATGGACCGTAGGATGCGCGTCATTCCGGCGCTTATTTGCTTCATGTTCACCTTATCACCTGTCTTAGCATTTATACCTGGAGTTGATG GTCCAGTAATAGCTCAAGAAGCTTTAGAGGGAGGTAAAACTACGTTGTTTTGCGATTCTGCAACAGATTCCCCAAATGACGAGCTGATGCTTTTAGTTTGGTATAAGGATAATGCGCCAATTTATAG TTACGATGCTCGCATAGCCAGCGAATGGTCGAGTTCGTCATACAATACAAGTAGCAGATTGAAGGCAGATTTGAAAAATGAACCCACAGCACTCATCGTTACGAATTTAAGAGGAGATGATCAGGCACTCTACCATTGCCGAGTGGACTTCCTTCTAGCACCGACCAGGAACATTGGAGTCAATTTGACAGTCATTG TTCTGCCCAGTCAACCATTTTTTTTGGATGAACTCGGGAACAAAGTGGAGAGAAAAATTGGACCATACCACGAAGGTGATACGTTAGTTCTGAGCTGCCTTGTGATTGGAG GTCGTCCTCCTCCTAGAATTAGTTGGTATTCCGGCAAAGATCTGGTCGACGCGTCAGACGGAGCTAGCGATATACCAGGTGTAAGAGAGAACGAATTATACCTTCCTCTCACTCGTCACAACGCTGAGTCCCTCTCATGTAGAGCCAGTAACACCCACCTTATTCCCCCAGTGAGAGCTTCACTACAAGTTGAAttgtttt TACCAGCCTACAATGTCACAATAAATTGGGTACGAGGATTAGTAGAAGACGCTCTACGAGCAGGCAAAAAGGCAATCGTGCAATGCATAGCCCATGGCTCCTACCCTCCACCCGAGATCACTTGGTGGCTGGACCACCGACATCTCACTCAACATAGCAATCAG AGTTGGGATAATGTTACCCGAAGAGCTGAATCATTTCTGGAGTTCACGCCTGCGGTAAATGAAAATGGTGCAACACTGGCTTGCGTAGCAACCAACACAGTGATGGCACCAGGGCGGGACTCGAAGGCAGATGTcatcattttaaatgttacct ATAGTCCAATAGTAGAATTATCAAAACTAGGAGATGGAAGACTGAATGAAGTGGTCGAGTTGGACAGCTTACATTTGGAATGTGAAGTTAGAGCCAACCCACCTGTTTTAAGCTTTACTTGGTATTTTAAT GACGTGGAAATCCGACCTAATAGATGGTGGGGCGATCAGGTTTCATCTCAAACGCTGTTAGTAGAAGAAGTTACACGGAGACACGCTGGTCGATACTCCTGTTCTGCTCGGAATAATATTGGAGAAACGAGAGCGGAATCTATCAATATTACTGTATTTT ACCCACCAGAATGTCAGGAGCATGGTGTAACATTAGTTAAAGAAACATTGAAATGCAATGTCAAAGCCCTTCCCCCACCTGACACATTCTTCTGGCACATCCAACCAGCGGACGAGGATGTTCAGCATTTAACAACCGGCTCAGCAATTCTACCACTCACACAAATCACAGGATCCCTTTCGAGGACATTAGATGCCAGCTGCGAAGCGGGTAATGGCATTGCGTCTCAAGAAAAGCCATGCAAAAAGATCTTCAGCTTCGAACAGCTGCGACCTCCGCAGCCGCAGCAGTGTGATCTAGCCTTTGAATATGAAGAATTCCAAATGAGATGTATCCCAG TGGAAAACGCAACATACTATGAAGTATCTGTTTGGCGAATGTCAACATCGAACGCTTCATTGGTTCTCGATAGAAGAGGATCAATGGGTTATGGTATGAGCCAGGCTCTCGCACAAGGTGAGGGCGTGCCTTGGCTTGTGAGGGGTCCCCTGGGGAATTTGAACGTGGGAGATGAAGCGGGGGCCTCTGCTTGTAATCGTTACGGGTGTTCCTCTGCCTTACTGTTACGACCAACAGAGAATTTATTACATGCTGCCGCGAATCCCTGGTGGAAAT TTCTCCTAGAAAAGGATGTGGGAATATCAGTGGGCGCGGTGGTACTGGTGGCAGTTTTCGTTCTGTCCACGGTACTCGCCGTGCGTCTGGCACGACGGGCGCGCTCCAAGCCCACACCTGTCATACAAGTTCTGCAGTTGGATGACGTCGCCCGCGATTACCTGGAAACAATTGGAG ATCATAAGATCCACGCATCACGTAGTCTCCGCTCTTGCAGTAGCGGCTACTCTGATGGTTCAACTGAATCAACGCCAACGGTTGACAGGAGACGAAAACCAAGATTATGGGACTGGGAACCCCCACCGCCAGACGTGACTCTAACAATACACAGAGAAAGTGCagtgtaa
- the LOC124538507 gene encoding hemicentin-1-like isoform X2 → MDRRMRVIPALICFMFTLSPVLAFIPGVDGPVIAQEALEGGKTTLFCDSATDSPNDELMLLVWYKDNAPIYSYDARIASEWSSSSYNTSSRLKADLKNEPTALIVTNLRGDDQALYHCRVDFLLAPTRNIGVNLTVIVLPSQPFFLDELGNKVERKIGPYHEGDTLVLSCLVIGGRPPPRISWYSGKDLVDASDGASDIPGVRENELYLPLTRHNAESLSCRASNTHLIPPVRASLQVELFLPAYNVTINWVRGLVEDALRAGKKAIVQCIAHGSYPPPEITWWLDHRHLTQHSNQSWDNVTRRAESFLEFTPAVNENGATLACVATNTVMAPGRDSKADVIILNVTYSPIVELSKLGDGRLNEVVELDSLHLECEVRANPPVLSFTWYFNDVEIRPNRWWGDQVSSQTLLVEEVTRRHAGRYSCSARNNIGETRAESINITVFYPPECQEHGVTLVKETLKCNVKALPPPDTFFWHIQPADEDVQHLTTGSAILPLTQITGSLSRTLDASCEAGNGIASQEKPCKKIFSFEQLRPPQPQQCDLAFEYEEFQMRCIPVENATYYEVSVWRMSTSNASLVLDRRGSMGYGMSQALAQGEGVPWLVRGPLGNLNVGDEAGASACNRYGCSSALLLRPTENLLHAAANPWWKFLLEKDVGISVGAVVLVAVFVLSTVLAVRLARRARSKPTPVIQVLQLDDVARDYLETIGGRS, encoded by the exons ATGGACCGTAGGATGCGCGTCATTCCGGCGCTTATTTGCTTCATGTTCACCTTATCACCTGTCTTAGCATTTATACCTGGAGTTGATG GTCCAGTAATAGCTCAAGAAGCTTTAGAGGGAGGTAAAACTACGTTGTTTTGCGATTCTGCAACAGATTCCCCAAATGACGAGCTGATGCTTTTAGTTTGGTATAAGGATAATGCGCCAATTTATAG TTACGATGCTCGCATAGCCAGCGAATGGTCGAGTTCGTCATACAATACAAGTAGCAGATTGAAGGCAGATTTGAAAAATGAACCCACAGCACTCATCGTTACGAATTTAAGAGGAGATGATCAGGCACTCTACCATTGCCGAGTGGACTTCCTTCTAGCACCGACCAGGAACATTGGAGTCAATTTGACAGTCATTG TTCTGCCCAGTCAACCATTTTTTTTGGATGAACTCGGGAACAAAGTGGAGAGAAAAATTGGACCATACCACGAAGGTGATACGTTAGTTCTGAGCTGCCTTGTGATTGGAG GTCGTCCTCCTCCTAGAATTAGTTGGTATTCCGGCAAAGATCTGGTCGACGCGTCAGACGGAGCTAGCGATATACCAGGTGTAAGAGAGAACGAATTATACCTTCCTCTCACTCGTCACAACGCTGAGTCCCTCTCATGTAGAGCCAGTAACACCCACCTTATTCCCCCAGTGAGAGCTTCACTACAAGTTGAAttgtttt TACCAGCCTACAATGTCACAATAAATTGGGTACGAGGATTAGTAGAAGACGCTCTACGAGCAGGCAAAAAGGCAATCGTGCAATGCATAGCCCATGGCTCCTACCCTCCACCCGAGATCACTTGGTGGCTGGACCACCGACATCTCACTCAACATAGCAATCAG AGTTGGGATAATGTTACCCGAAGAGCTGAATCATTTCTGGAGTTCACGCCTGCGGTAAATGAAAATGGTGCAACACTGGCTTGCGTAGCAACCAACACAGTGATGGCACCAGGGCGGGACTCGAAGGCAGATGTcatcattttaaatgttacct ATAGTCCAATAGTAGAATTATCAAAACTAGGAGATGGAAGACTGAATGAAGTGGTCGAGTTGGACAGCTTACATTTGGAATGTGAAGTTAGAGCCAACCCACCTGTTTTAAGCTTTACTTGGTATTTTAAT GACGTGGAAATCCGACCTAATAGATGGTGGGGCGATCAGGTTTCATCTCAAACGCTGTTAGTAGAAGAAGTTACACGGAGACACGCTGGTCGATACTCCTGTTCTGCTCGGAATAATATTGGAGAAACGAGAGCGGAATCTATCAATATTACTGTATTTT ACCCACCAGAATGTCAGGAGCATGGTGTAACATTAGTTAAAGAAACATTGAAATGCAATGTCAAAGCCCTTCCCCCACCTGACACATTCTTCTGGCACATCCAACCAGCGGACGAGGATGTTCAGCATTTAACAACCGGCTCAGCAATTCTACCACTCACACAAATCACAGGATCCCTTTCGAGGACATTAGATGCCAGCTGCGAAGCGGGTAATGGCATTGCGTCTCAAGAAAAGCCATGCAAAAAGATCTTCAGCTTCGAACAGCTGCGACCTCCGCAGCCGCAGCAGTGTGATCTAGCCTTTGAATATGAAGAATTCCAAATGAGATGTATCCCAG TGGAAAACGCAACATACTATGAAGTATCTGTTTGGCGAATGTCAACATCGAACGCTTCATTGGTTCTCGATAGAAGAGGATCAATGGGTTATGGTATGAGCCAGGCTCTCGCACAAGGTGAGGGCGTGCCTTGGCTTGTGAGGGGTCCCCTGGGGAATTTGAACGTGGGAGATGAAGCGGGGGCCTCTGCTTGTAATCGTTACGGGTGTTCCTCTGCCTTACTGTTACGACCAACAGAGAATTTATTACATGCTGCCGCGAATCCCTGGTGGAAAT TTCTCCTAGAAAAGGATGTGGGAATATCAGTGGGCGCGGTGGTACTGGTGGCAGTTTTCGTTCTGTCCACGGTACTCGCCGTGCGTCTGGCACGACGGGCGCGCTCCAAGCCCACACCTGTCATACAAGTTCTGCAGTTGGATGACGTCGCCCGCGATTACCTGGAAACAATTGGAGGTAG ATCATAA